The following is a genomic window from Thermostichus vulcanus str. 'Rupite'.
TCCTATAGGGATCCACTTGAGTGGTTTGCAGATATGCAGGGGCCAAGAAGGGATGGAATGGCTATAACCTGTAACAACAGAGGCATTCAAAATCTTCAACTGAGGCCCAGCGTTCTACCGGCGCAAAGTGAGCAATTGGCCATGAGCAGCAACTGGGACAACTTCCGCAAAAACCTAGGGGAGTGGCATGGATCCTTTACCAGCGTCATGCCGACAGGGGAGCTAGGCCCTTCTGTGCCCTCTATCCTGGTGCTGGAAGATGTGGAAGGGGGGCGGCGGGTGCGCTTTCAGCTGCGGCGGTTTGCCCAAGGACTGGATGCGCCCCCCACCAGTCAATTGGAGCAGGAATACAGCAGCATTGGCCACCTGAATGTCTTTTTTCCCAACGGGACTTTTTCTAAGGGATCCCTGCAGGTGGCTCCTTTTGCCGAGTTTGGGGCAGAGTATGGTTTTGTGCAGGGCAATCGCCGCCTACGGTTTGTCCAACTCTATGACAAAGACCAGCACTTGCAGTCCATGACGCTGATCCGGGAGTTTCGCGCTGGCACTGATGCCCAGGAGCAACCGCCGCTGACGGTGGAGCAGCTGTTAGGAGAATGGCAGGGCACTGCTTACACTGTCTATGCCGATGGGCGACCTTCTACGGAAGTGACAACCCACCTGCGCATCCAGCAGGAGGGGAACCAGCTTTTCTACCACGCTGCCTGGGCAGGGCAAGAGCTGCAAGGTACAGCGGTTATCGACGGGTGCTGCCTACACTTCCAGGACACAGACCCGCCTAAGCAGTTGCTCTTGTTACCCGATGGCACCTCCAGCCTGACACCGTTGCAGATCTCCTTCCGCCACCCCTTCTCAGTCGAAGTAGGCTGGCTGTGGGCCAAAGGACGGCGGCAGCGTGTCATCCGTTCCTACGGAGAGCGGGGGGAATGGGTGAGCGCCACCCTAGTGGTGGAGTCCTGCCTGCATCCGTAGAAATGGAACCCAAATCTCCATCTCCCTGCATGACTCAGCCACGTCGCTATCTGTTCCTTTCTACCCCTGTTGGGCCTCTGGGATCCGGGGCGGGGGGTGGGGTGGAACTGAATCTTGCCAATTTAACTCGCACTTTGATGGCCAGGGGGTACCAGATGCGGGTGTTGGCGCCGCAGGGATCCTGCATTGCCGGCTTGCCACCGACTGTGATTGAACCAGTGGCAGGTTTACCCCCTCGGTATGCCCAAAGCCAAAGGCGGGATGCGCCGGTGCAGATTGATACCCCCTCGCTGTTGGCCCATCTCTGGCAACGGGCGGCCCAAATGCAGGATGATTTTGACCTGATTGTGAACTGGAGCTACGACTGGCTCTCCTTTTATCTGACGGATTTTTTCCGTACCCCCGTCGCCCACATCATCAGCATGGGATCCCTTAATAACGCTGTGGATCAAGCTCTAGAACACATTGCCCAAACCTACCCCGATCGGCTGGCGGTGCATTCCCGTGCCCAGGGGCAAACCTTTGCCTTTGCTCAGGCGGGGATGCTAGAGGGCCGGGATCCCTTTGTCTATTTGCCGTGCGGGGTGGATCTACAGCAGTATGACTTTGTCCCCCACGGCAAGGGATCCCTGGCTTGGGTGGGCCGCATTGCCCCGGAGAAAGGCTTGGAAGATTGTGCCGCCCTCTCGGAAAAGACCGGGATCCCGGTGGTGATCTTGGGCCATCTCCAGGATCCGGCCTATTGGCAGCAAATCCAGGCTAACTATCCCCAAGCGCAACTGGATTACCGCGGGTTTTTGCCCACCCGCCACATGCAGCAAATCTTGGGCCAGTGCTCGGCTTTGGTCATGACCCCCAAGTGGATCGAAGCCTTTGGTATGGTGGCGGTAGAAGCCTTAGCCTGTGGCGTACCTGTAATCACCTATCGCCGTGGCGGGCCGGCAGAAATTGTCAGGGATGGCGAAACCGGCTGGGTGGTGGATCCCGATGATGTGCCGGCTCTCGTCGATGCTGTGGGTCGCCTGGATCGCATCGACAGGCACCACTGCCGCCAACGGGCTGAGCAGCACTATTCTCTGAACGTGATGGCGGAACGGTTTCTGGCCTGGGATAGGCAAATTTGCAGGGATCCCGTTTAGCTGTTTGGCCTCAGTTTGGGGTGGTCATGCCCCCCTCCGGGTTGTCTGTAGGACGAGAGGCGTTGGCGCAGCCTGTTGGAGACAGACGCGCTAGCGTATGGCGCAAAGGGCTGTACTTCCTACTTATCTTTTTAAGTAGACGGCTGCCCCTAACCCTACCAACATCTCTTCAGGGGTGATTTTGCCGTCCTGATTGGCATCAAGGGCATCAAACACGCGATCTGCTCCCATCCATTCCTCGCGGGTGATGAAGCCATCTCCATCTAGGTCATAGACGCGAAATACATCCTGGGCAGCGTGGGTGACGATTTCTCTGTTGCCCTCTAGCTTGTGTAGCCGTTCGGTGAGCAGGTTCTCCAGAGCAACCAACGCTTTGGAAAAGCCCTGGATCCCTTCTTCCAGTTTTTCGGCAGCCATGCGATTTTCGCTATGCATTTGATCGAAGGTTGCCTTGTCGATCACCAGACGGGGAATATCCAAACTTCGGGCTTTTTCCGGATCCAGTTTGCGCACTAACTCCCCTTCGGTATTTTGTAGCTCTGTCAGTAGGGCAGGGGAAATGGTGAGCAGATCGCAACCGGCCAACTCTATGATTTCACCGATGTTGCGGAAGCTGGCCCCCATCACCTCCGTTTGGAAACCAAATTTGCGGAAGTAGTTGTAGATCTGCGTAACGGAGAGCACACCCGGATCCTCGGCAGGCGGATAGCTCTCCCTGCCGGTATTTTTCTTGTACCAGTCCAAAATTCGGCCCACGAAGGGTGAAATCAGCTTAACGCCTGCTTCTGCACAAGCAATGGCTTGGTGCAGCCCAAACAACAGGGTAAGGTTGCAGTGGATCCCTTCTTTTTCGAGGATCTCGGCAGCCCGAATCCCTTCCCAGGTGGAGGCGATCTTAATCAAAACTCGACTGGGATCCGCTCCAGCAGCTTTGTACTGCTCGATGAGATAGCGGGCTTTGGCCACAGTGGCTTCGGTGTCGTAGGAGAGGCGGGCATCGACTTCTGTGGAGACTCGCCCGGGAATAATGGACAAGATGCGTAAACCAAAGGCAACCGCCAATTGATCGATGGCGCGGGAGACCACCGTTTGCGCTTCAGCTTGGGATCCCACTTCCTGACGGGCTTTGAGCAAGGTTTCATCCACGATGCTCTGATACTGAGGCATTTGGGCTGCAGCCGTGATCAGAGAGGGGTTGGTGGTGGCATCCCGTGGCTTAAAACTCTCGATGGCGTTGATATCGCCTGTATCGGCGACCACGACAGTCATCTGCCGCAACTGCTCCAGTAAGCTCTTGCTCATGTCCGGCTCCTTGGGATTGCGCTACGCGCCACTTTGGCGACCTTAATTCAGTTCTACTCCTTTTCGTCAGGGATCCCGGCAGACGTGAGATTGTCTTAATTGTCTGGATAGGTTGGAGGGTCTAGGGTAAGTTTTTTGACGCTTTGCCGCAATAAACCTAACCCCAAGCCACCATTCTCTAGGCTTCCGGTTGGCAGGGATCCCGTTTGTCGTGTAGAAATGTGAAGGATTGCTTAAATCAAGCCCCTGAAAGGTTCACAAAATCAACCGTCAGAGTTTGAACCATTTGCCCAGGGGAGTAGTCAAACCCAATAGGTTTGCCGTTTTTGTGGATCTGGGTTCCTGACACGGGCAATGATCGTCAGCAAGTCGGTGGTGAGTGGCGATGCGGTATTCTCAAACCCCCAAGGGCTCCGGGCTACGCAGTTTAGCCAGCGGGATCGGTCGAGCTTGTGCCACGGGCCTGTTGTGGGTGGTGTTGCAGCCGAATTGGGCTTTGGCTCAGCGTCCGGTGGGAGGTCAGGGGGGAGCCGCTCGCCCTGTATCGGTGGATGTGGCGATGGCTCAAGCGGGATCCCTGAGTGCTGATTTTCGCTACACCGGCACCACTCAGCCCCTGCGACAAGCGACGCTGCGGACTCGCACGGAAGGGCTGCTGTTGGAGTTATCGGTGGATGTCGGGGATCCCGTCACCCAGGGGCAAGTCCTGGGGCAATTGGATCCCACCCTGTTGCAAGCCGCCTTGATCCAGGCCCAAGCTCAGCTAGCCAGCCAAGAATCGCAGGTGGCCCAAGCCCAGGCGCAACTGAGTAGTGCCCGCACCCAGGTGGAGCAGGCCCGCGTCAATTGGATGCAACAACAGGCGGATGCCGAACGACTGGGGCAACTGGCCAGCGAAGGAGCTGTCTCAGCCCAACAGGCGGAACAAGCCCGCACTGCCGCCAACACTGCCGAACAAGCGCTGCGTTCTGCCGAGGAACAGGTGCGTACCCAAGAACAAGCGGTGATCGCGGCCCAGCGCCAGGTGGAAGCGCAGGGATCCTTGGTGGCCCAAGCCCAAGAACGACTTTCTTATACCCAACTGCTGGCTCCCCTGAGTGGGGTGGTCTTGGCGCGGCAGGCGGATCCAGGTACCTTTTTGAACTCCGGGGCTGATGTGCTGACGGTGGCAGATTTTAGCCAGGTCAGAGTCGAGTTTCTCCTTTCCGAGTTGGAACTGGGTCGGGTGCAGCCGGGACAAGCGATTCAAGTGGAGTTGGATGCCTTTCCCGGTCAACGTTTTTCCGGCCAGATTACCCGCATTTCCCCAGCGGCAGATCCGCAAGCGCGTTTGGTGCCGATCGAGGTGGTGATCCCCAATCCAAGTGGGCGAATCGGCAGTGGCCTCTTGGCGCGGGTGCAGTTGAGCCTGGCGGAAGATCAGCCGGTGATCGTGCCCGAAAGTGCGATTCAGCAACACCAGGGATCCCCTGTGGTGTTTGGGGTGGAACGACAAGGGGAGTCGGTACGGGTGATAGCCCGTCCGGTGCAACTGGGAGAACGGCGGGATGGCCAGGTAGAGGTTTTATCGGGGTTGGAGGTGGGGGATCCCTTTGTGGTGCGCAGCTCTGCCCCTCTGCAGGATGGCCAAGAAGTACAGCTGAGTGTGATCTCTGAAATGCAAGGGAGCTAAACCATGGTTCAACCCAGAGGCGGGCTAAGCGTGAGTGGGCTGGCCATTCGCCGCCACATTGGCACCCTGATGTTGGCTTCGGCGGTGATCGTCATGGGCTTCTACTTTGTCACCCGCTTGCCGGTGGATCTGCTGCCTTCGATTGTTTATCCTCGCATTGGGGTGCGGGTAGATGTAGCCGGAGTAACACCCGAGGTGGCGATTGACGAGATTACCCGCCCTTTAGAAGAATCTCTCGCCACGGTGGAAGGTGTGGAACAGATCTACTCCACCACCCGCGAAGGGCAGGTACGGGTCGATCTGTACTTTGCCCCAGGAGGCAACATCGATCAAGCCTTGAACGACACCACAGCGGCGGTGAACCGAGCCAGGGGGCGACTCCCGGATGAAGTTTCCGCTCCGACGGTCTTTAAGTTTGATCCTTCTCAGTTGCCCGTTTACGAGTTTGCCCTGAACTCACCCGGCTTGTCAGGGGTGGAGCTGCGCCGCTTTGCGGAGGAAGAATTGGCCCGCGATCTGGGAGTGGTGCCGGGGGTCGCCACAGTGGATGTGGCCGGAGGCATTACCGAAGAAGTGCAGGTGGATTTGGATCTGGAGCGGATGCAAGCCTTGGGGCTGGGCCTGACGGATGTGTTGAGCCAGGTACAAGCCCGTAACCAAGATATTTCCGGGGGACGTATCCGGGGGGAAGTCTTTGAATCTTTAACCCGTACAGTAGGACGGTTTCGTAGCCCAGAAGACATTCAGGCTTTGCGCTTCAATACCCCCAATGGCGCGACCGTCCGCTTAACGGATTTTGCCACCGTGGCGGTGCGTCCTGCTGCCGAAGGGGTACGGGTGACCCTAAATGGGGAGCCGGCAGTGCGTTTGAGTATTCAAAAACAACCGGATGCCAACACGATTACGGTGGTAGAAGGGATCCGTCGTCGCCTCGACCAACTGCGGGCTACGGGTATTATTCCCCCTGAGATGACCCTCACCCCCACCAGTGATGAATCCCGCTTTATTCGCAGCTCCATTCAAAATGTGGCCACTGCCGGCCTGAGCGGGGCAGCCTTGGCGGGGATTGCGGTGCTGCTGTTTTTGGGATCCCTGCGACAAACCCTCATCGTGGTGATCGCCATTCCCCTGGCTACTCTAACGGCGATTGTGCTGATGGGCCTGTTTGGTCTCTCCATCAACATCATCAGTCTAGGGGGCTTGGCCCTCGGAGTGGGGATCGTGGTGGATAACGCCATTGTGATGTTGGAAAACATTGCAAAAGGGGTGGAAGGGATCCCGCGGGAGAACGGCAACGCCCAGTGGTTTGAACAACGGGTGATCGATCAGGCGGAGCAGAGCAGCCGCCAGCTGGAGTCGGCCCTGTTGGCTTCT
Proteins encoded in this region:
- a CDS encoding DUF3598 family protein produces the protein MSSNWDNFRKNLGEWHGSFTSVMPTGELGPSVPSILVLEDVEGGRRVRFQLRRFAQGLDAPPTSQLEQEYSSIGHLNVFFPNGTFSKGSLQVAPFAEFGAEYGFVQGNRRLRFVQLYDKDQHLQSMTLIREFRAGTDAQEQPPLTVEQLLGEWQGTAYTVYADGRPSTEVTTHLRIQQEGNQLFYHAAWAGQELQGTAVIDGCCLHFQDTDPPKQLLLLPDGTSSLTPLQISFRHPFSVEVGWLWAKGRRQRVIRSYGERGEWVSATLVVESCLHP
- a CDS encoding glycosyltransferase family 4 protein, which encodes MTQPRRYLFLSTPVGPLGSGAGGGVELNLANLTRTLMARGYQMRVLAPQGSCIAGLPPTVIEPVAGLPPRYAQSQRRDAPVQIDTPSLLAHLWQRAAQMQDDFDLIVNWSYDWLSFYLTDFFRTPVAHIISMGSLNNAVDQALEHIAQTYPDRLAVHSRAQGQTFAFAQAGMLEGRDPFVYLPCGVDLQQYDFVPHGKGSLAWVGRIAPEKGLEDCAALSEKTGIPVVILGHLQDPAYWQQIQANYPQAQLDYRGFLPTRHMQQILGQCSALVMTPKWIEAFGMVAVEALACGVPVITYRRGGPAEIVRDGETGWVVDPDDVPALVDAVGRLDRIDRHHCRQRAEQHYSLNVMAERFLAWDRQICRDPV
- a CDS encoding transaldolase, which encodes MSKSLLEQLRQMTVVVADTGDINAIESFKPRDATTNPSLITAAAQMPQYQSIVDETLLKARQEVGSQAEAQTVVSRAIDQLAVAFGLRILSIIPGRVSTEVDARLSYDTEATVAKARYLIEQYKAAGADPSRVLIKIASTWEGIRAAEILEKEGIHCNLTLLFGLHQAIACAEAGVKLISPFVGRILDWYKKNTGRESYPPAEDPGVLSVTQIYNYFRKFGFQTEVMGASFRNIGEIIELAGCDLLTISPALLTELQNTEGELVRKLDPEKARSLDIPRLVIDKATFDQMHSENRMAAEKLEEGIQGFSKALVALENLLTERLHKLEGNREIVTHAAQDVFRVYDLDGDGFITREEWMGADRVFDALDANQDGKITPEEMLVGLGAAVYLKR
- a CDS encoding efflux RND transporter periplasmic adaptor subunit, coding for MRYSQTPKGSGLRSLASGIGRACATGLLWVVLQPNWALAQRPVGGQGGAARPVSVDVAMAQAGSLSADFRYTGTTQPLRQATLRTRTEGLLLELSVDVGDPVTQGQVLGQLDPTLLQAALIQAQAQLASQESQVAQAQAQLSSARTQVEQARVNWMQQQADAERLGQLASEGAVSAQQAEQARTAANTAEQALRSAEEQVRTQEQAVIAAQRQVEAQGSLVAQAQERLSYTQLLAPLSGVVLARQADPGTFLNSGADVLTVADFSQVRVEFLLSELELGRVQPGQAIQVELDAFPGQRFSGQITRISPAADPQARLVPIEVVIPNPSGRIGSGLLARVQLSLAEDQPVIVPESAIQQHQGSPVVFGVERQGESVRVIARPVQLGERRDGQVEVLSGLEVGDPFVVRSSAPLQDGQEVQLSVISEMQGS